Part of the Brassica oleracea var. oleracea cultivar TO1000 chromosome C8, BOL, whole genome shotgun sequence genome is shown below.
AGTGTTTCTAGTTGGCTTAATGAGGGGAGAAACTCAGAGAAGTGTTTTCCTAAAGTAAATACTAGTCTAGGTCTCGAGCTGCTTACCAAATCCTCAAACAGATAAACCCAAAACGAGGAATTTTGTTAAAAGTAAAAGCTCTCTTCTGGTCCAAATGTATACGTGTGAGTTCTCACGTCTAGCTAACTTACAAATTTTATTTATATCATGTAGTATAATATAAAATATACCAACTTTTTTTTTGAAACAAACTAAAATATACATAAAATATTTTTTATAGATTAATCGATAAAACCCGTCAAACCAGTAACCAAACCCAGCTAGAAAAAACGTCAAACCAGTAGACCAAATCCAGCTAGAAAAAAAATTAACTAGATCAGAATAAATTTATTTAAATATTAGCATTTCTTCAGTTTAAAATTCCTTTGAATTTGTAAAACAAACCAAATATTTTCAAACTGAAACAACTAAACAAACGAAACCAAAAAGGTGAAAATATCATTTGTAGCTGTACCTATAAAAGATATTAGATCTTAAAACCTATCTCAGCAGCAAACCAAACATGTGTTAACGTTTAGCCCTGATCTTCTACATTTTTTTAAAAAAGTAGACGATTTTTTTTTTCTTTTTCCCTACCATCTTTTTGTGCCTTATGTTCTCAACTAATCCCATTTAATTCACCACACAGCAACATTAGACATACGATCTATAAATGGTCATTAAATGAAACTATTCCTTTCGCTGCAAAATTAGGTACTAGCAAAGCATAAAACACACCACTTTACCACTTCTTGATATCCAAAACTGAAAAAACCTCTCATTAAACACATAAATAGCTATAACTCAACGAGAACCGCGATATCATAATGAGTGTTTGAATCTGATAGTTACGAGTGAGAAGATTGTAAATAAGTGAGAGAAGCTCCTTTCCTCCCTATAAACTTCCCCGGAAAGTTTATTCATTCCCATCCCAACTTCATCTTTTCACTTCTCTTCTCAATCACCACATTCATATTAATCAAAGAGCTATATGGAAATATCCAATGTGATGCTTCTTGTAGCGATCGTTGCAGCGTATTGGTTATGGTACAAGAGGATCTCACGGTGGCTAAAAGGTCCACGTGTGTGGCCTGTATTCGGCAGTCTCCCTGGTCTGATAGAGCAGCGTGACAGGATGCATGAATGGATCACCGAGAACCTCCGTGCGTGCGGCGGTACTTACCAGACTTGTATCTGTGCAGTGCCTTTCTTGGCAAAGAAGCAAGGCCTCGTGACTGTCACGTGTGACCCGAGGAATCTTGAACACATGCTCAAGACCCGGTTTGATAATTATCCTAAAGGTCCAACGTGGCAATCCGTCTTCCACGACCTTCTTGGTCAAGGTATTTTCAACTCTGACGGAGACACTTGGCTATTCCAACGCAAAACCGCTGCTCTTGAATTCACAACAAGGTAATCTAATATACCAAATTAACCGTTCTGTTTAATACTAATTTTTGTAAGTCATCATGCATTGATATTGACCAAATCCTATTCCTTCATTTAGTCAATTCTTTTGATATATTTATCTCCGGTTCACCACCAGGAAAAACAAGTTAACAACCCCATTTGTTTAATCTTTGGTTTTGCGTTAATATAAATATCTGAACTAATCCCTCAGCCTCAGGGTTGCTTTCACGGTTTTAATATACATATCATCAAATCAAATGGAACCTTTAGTTATCTTCGGTTTACTAATGTAGTAATACTCAGTTTGGTAATGTAAACTTATCATGCAGAACGTTGCGGCAAGCCATGGGAAGGTGGGTAAACCGAGGAATTAAGCTCCGGTTCTGTCCAATTCTTGAATCAGCTCAAGCCAAAGCCGAGCCGATTGATCTGCAAGACTTGATACTCCGGCTCACATTTGATAACATTTGCGGGTTGGCTTTCGGAAAGGACACGAAAACCTGCGCGCCGGGGCTGCCTGAGAACAGTTTTGCGACGGCTTTCGACCGAGCCACCGAAGCATCGCTCCAAAGGTTTATTTTGCCGGAGTTTCTGTGGAAGCTGAAGAAATGGCTTGGACTGGGCCTAGAAGTCAGTTTGAGCCGAAGCTTGGAAGAAATGGATGGATATTTAGCCAAGGTCATTAATACACGTAAGCAGGAACTGATGAGTCAGCAAGAGAGTGGACACGACGATCTCCTCTCGCGTTTCATGATGAAGAAGAAAGAAGCGTACAGCGACACTTTCCTCCAACACGTGGTGCTTAACTTCATCCTAGCTGGACGTGACACGTCATCAGTTGCGCTGAGCTGGTTCTTCTGGCTCATCACGATGCATCCGACCGTCGAGGAACAAATCGTCCGCGAGATCTGCTCCGTTCTGATCGAGACACGTGGCACTGAGAACAACGCCGCGTCTTGGACGGAGGAGCCGTTAGGTTTTGACGAGATCGACCGACTGGTTTACCTGAAGGCGGCGCTCTCGGAGACGCTCAGGCTCTACCCGTCGGTGCCGGAAGATTCGAAGCACGTGGAGAACGACGACGTTTTACCTGACGGGACTTTCGTGCCGGCGGGATCTTCGGTGAGTTACTCGATATACGCGGCGGGGAGGATGAAGTCGACGTGGGGAGAAGATTGTCTCGAGTTTATCCCGGAGAGATGGATCTCCCCCATCGACGGCAAATTCATCAACCACGATCAATATCGATTCGTGGCATTCAACGCAGGACCAAGGATCTGCCTCGGAAAAGATCTTGCATATCTTCAGATGAAGACCATCGCGGCGGCGGTGCTTCTACGTCACCAGATCACGGTGGTTCCGGGACACAGAGTGGAGCAGAAGATGTCTTTGACGCTTTTTATGAAGAATGGGCTTCTGGTTAATCTGCATAAGAGGGATCTCGAAGGAACCATAAAGAGTCTAGTGGTGGCGAAGGGTGACGGTGTCGTCAACGGCAAATGTGACGGCGTCGCCGTTTGATGGATGACCGTAAGCAATAGAAGTTACGTTGGCTTAAAGCTGATTACGTCTCTGATTTATAAACACATTTTTTTATTCCAAAGAAGAAAAAAAAAAACATGTTGGACAGAAATACGATTAATGGTTTTAAATTTGTTCAATATGAAACTGTAAGCATATACATTTCAATAATATTTTTCTGGCTTTGTTTTGTTTATGTAAATTTTTGAAATAATTTTATTTCATATATGAATGTATTGTACTCTCTA
Proteins encoded:
- the LOC106311525 gene encoding cytochrome P450 86A4; protein product: MEISNVMLLVAIVAAYWLWYKRISRWLKGPRVWPVFGSLPGLIEQRDRMHEWITENLRACGGTYQTCICAVPFLAKKQGLVTVTCDPRNLEHMLKTRFDNYPKGPTWQSVFHDLLGQGIFNSDGDTWLFQRKTAALEFTTRTLRQAMGRWVNRGIKLRFCPILESAQAKAEPIDLQDLILRLTFDNICGLAFGKDTKTCAPGLPENSFATAFDRATEASLQRFILPEFLWKLKKWLGLGLEVSLSRSLEEMDGYLAKVINTRKQELMSQQESGHDDLLSRFMMKKKEAYSDTFLQHVVLNFILAGRDTSSVALSWFFWLITMHPTVEEQIVREICSVLIETRGTENNAASWTEEPLGFDEIDRLVYLKAALSETLRLYPSVPEDSKHVENDDVLPDGTFVPAGSSVSYSIYAAGRMKSTWGEDCLEFIPERWISPIDGKFINHDQYRFVAFNAGPRICLGKDLAYLQMKTIAAAVLLRHQITVVPGHRVEQKMSLTLFMKNGLLVNLHKRDLEGTIKSLVVAKGDGVVNGKCDGVAV